The genomic stretch AGATTGACCACATCCAAAGGGATTACAATTTTATTGTTTTCCTTTGTGTATAGGCCTTGCAAGTACCTTTCAACGGTTCGGGTACTTACATTTAGCTTGTCGGCCAATTCCTTTATAGTTTACTGATCTTTCATTTTTTTACATTGATGAGATCACCCTTTTTTCTTATAGACCCCAACAATATAGCCCTTGAATTATCCACTTTTAAATCCCCTTTCCTAACCTTTTGGTTTAACTCATCAATTAGTGATTTAAAGTTTTCGATTTTTTCGTTTTCGGCTATTTGGGTGGCCTGTTTTTCGGTCAGACCGTAGGACATATATATTTTTATATCTTTTTGTTCAGCTATCGGTTTTTGGAAGTCTATCTGGAGCTGGAAGTTTGCACTTATATCTATAAATATCTCTATAACCTTGAAAGAGCGCCCTTTTTTATGAAGTTTGTAATCAAATTTCAAATCGGTATTGGCATTGATCTGTTCCTTGGCAATGTCTAAAACATCTTTTTTAAACTGACCAATTTGCCTGTACTGCTCATTTCCTTTTTTATCGATCATTCCAAGCATCCTTTTCAGCTCTTCAATTTCATAAACCTGTCGACCAACCGACCGCCATTGACAGGCTAAAGTGTATAGGCGCTTAGCGTATTTCGAAGAACAGGCCAGAACAGACTTCAACTGGATCGAGGTAAATGAATTCTTTAGTTTCAAAAAGTAAGGCTTGGCCGGTTCGGAAATCATAACCTCAAATGCTCCCTGCCCCTCAAGGTAATCTACCTGTTGAAAGAGCCACATCTGGCGGTAGATCATTTTGCCGTTGTCCTGCTTTATATCGACCTCGAACATACGATTGCCGATTTCCTCAGTGGCCTTACGGAGCTGAGCATAGTTCCAGGCTCTCCCAGTGATTAATTCTATATCCTTAGCGGTGATCCTATACTGCAGCTCTTTTTGGGTCAGCGAAGCCAAGAGCATGAACAAAAATATCTAGCTGGCAGGCCGAGAAATCATATCTCCCTGAAGTAATAGCGTTATGCTGCATTATTCTTTTTTCCTTAAAGCCGTGCACCTGTGCATCACTAAACACTGATAAATCTTTCATAAACGCTATCTTGCTGAATTGCAAATATATATAAAAACAGATAAAAAAAACAGTCTGTTTAATAAAACATAAGAATTCGCTTATAAAAACTGTTTTTTCGCTTATAAAAACTGTTTTTTCGCTTATAAAAACTGTTTTTTCGCTTATAAAAACTGTTTTTTCGACCTTTTGCGGTACTGGAAATCAACAAGTTGCAGACCCCTAAAGTAGTAAAGTATTTAAAATAATTAAAAAAAACGTTTTAGAGATGATTAAAGGAAAAAGGAAAAATCGACTCTTGCGGGAGGAACCAAAAAAAATCTGCGGAGTGAAAAGAAAACGAAAAACGAATGTGAAAAGCAGAGCGCAGGCAAACTGGCGCGAAAATTTACGGTTTTTTTTATCCCTAAGAGCGTTTTTCATGTCTTTCGCCAAATTCTAAGTCAGAAATAAAAGGAGCGCTTAGAGGCCTTTAAAATGCGTTTTTTGAACTGATCCTATTTTTGCATCATTCTCAGTATATTTACATCAAAACATGTATAAAATGGGAACATTGAAAATTCATCCAGAGGATCAGCAACAGCTGAAAACGGTCAAGGCATTCCTAAATGCCCTGAAAATTCCCTTTGAGGCTTCGGAAGAAAGCCCATACGACCCCAGTTTTGTCGCCAAAATCAAAGAAAGCGAACGCGAAGCAGAACAGGGTATGCTAACCTCCATCAAGACGGAGGATCTATGGAAGTGAATTATACCAAAAAAGCGCTGAAGGATCTTTCGTACTGGAAAAAAAAGGGAGACCCGGCGATCCAGAATAAAATAACAAAGCTGGTAACTGACATTGAGGGCACCCCCTATTCCGGCATCGGAAAACCGGAAGCCCTAAAGTACGATCTTTCCGGTTTTTGGTCAAGGCGCATCAACAAGGAACACCGCATTATCTACAAGGTCCTCGAAGAGAAAGAAACAATAGAAATCCATTCTTTGAAGGGGCATTATTAAGCCTGGTCTATCATGAATTCAAAAATCCAAACCGCAGTTCGATTAAATGGCGACCTTCTGGAAGCACTTAGAGAAAAAGCCAGGGCAGATAAAACAAGCCTGAACAATTACATCGAAAAAATACTATACCAAAATGTCGGAAATATCCCCAACAATGCCACGAAAACAGCTATTGAAGAGACTCGCAACGGAAAATCGGAAAGGATAGAAAACCTGGATGATTGGCTTGAAAAACTGTAACAAAAACATCTTGAGGGCATTCTTTGGTTCGTTTCCGTGTTATATTTGCACCAAATTATTTTATTATGGCACGACAAAGCTTTTCGGTCAATGAGAAAAACGACCAGTGGTTACGAGAACAGGTAACCAGCAAGGAATATTCCAGTAAAAGCGAACTTGTAAACGACCTAATTCGGCAGGCCAGGGGCCAACAAAGAAAAATTGATTGGATCAGGACCAAACTGGAACGGTCGGAACAGCGTGGTTTTTCAAACCGCACCCCGGAAGAAATACTTGCCATAGCCCAAAGCGGAAAGTAAAATGACCTATAGGCTAAGGCTCGAGGCCGAAGAAGATCTAATAAGGATCTATCATTACGGAATGGGAAGGTTCGGGGTCGATCAGGCAACTAAATATTATTTTGGCCTAATTGAACATTTTGAGCGGATAGCAGAAAACCCTTATCAATTTATCTCTGCAGAACATATCAAACCTGGATATAGAAGCTGCAATTTCAAATCAGATACGATTTATTACAGGGTTCTGGAAGAAGTAGAAATAATGGCCATTATCGGGAGACAGGATTTTACCTAAACTTTAGAACAGTGTAGCGTAGTTTTATGTCAGAACTATCAAAAAGCAACAGCCTGTAAATGTAAAACCTCTATTTGTGGAGAAATTAATTTCTCCACAAATAGAGGTTCGAATTACCCGTACGCAAAGGTCACCACGTCCACTCAGAATGATTTTCATCGTCAAAAAAGTCTGGCATCAGCCGTTCGGGCTGTCCGTTTTTAACAATCTCCTTTCCTATCTCTTTACAGGTTTTCAGATAATCCTCCACCGACTCAACAAAACTTTTTTCCAGGTCAGAAACAGATTTACCCTCGAAAAGTATCAGGTCATTTATCCCCTGGATCTTTCCAAAAAATACCTTATCATCGGTACTGAATTGCACGGTGCCGAAATAACCTTTGTGTTCTAGTTTTTCTTTCATGGATGAAAATGTGTACGGAACAAATATACCGAGCGCAAAAATATAACAGCTGAGAAAGATCGTTTTCCCTTAAAAAATCCGATATTTAAACCATGGGACAGCGGATAACAGAGTTTTTTCCTTTGTTCGGTCTGTTGATATTTTCAAGAGGTGCCTTTGTAGCTACAATTTATACGCGATGCTCCTAAATTATACCTCCAAAGGCCTCTTGATTTTCTCCCGTTGGTCAAAAATTAAAATAGGATTCGAATGAACAAAAAAGAGGTCTTAAGGTTCAGGTGCTCGCCACTCGAAAAGGCGATCATAGAGAAAAAGGCCGCGGATTCCGGCCTTTCAGCTTCGGCTTTCTGCAGAGCTTCCGCACTCGGCCAAAAAATGGGCTATAAACTGACGGACGAGGAACTGGAGATCTACCGGATGCTCACCACGTACCACAACAATTTCACGTCCATTTCCAACCTTTTGAAGGACAGGGACAGCCGGTTTGCGGCAGAGGTAAAGACTGCAGCTGCAGAAATAAAGGAACACCTAAAAAAACTCCAATGATAGCCAGGGCAAAGAGCATAGCGCACGGGGGTGCCGGCATCAACTACGCACTGGAAAAGGACGGTGCCGAGATCATAGACAAACGTTTTGTGGTGGGCGACACCGGCGCGGAGATCAAGGGGGAGTTCCGAATCTTCCAGAACCTTAACACCAGGGCAGAAAACAACGACCTGAGCTTTGTGCTCAGCCCGGAACCCAAAGACGGCCAAAAATTATCGAACGAGGACTTCAAGGCCATTTCCGACAGTTTCCTAAAAAAGATGAACCTTGAAAAGCACCAGGCGATCATTGTCAAGCATACCGACCGGAACCATGCGCACCTGCACCTGTTCGTGAACCGGATCGACAGTAACGGCAAGGCCTACAAGGACAGTTGGATCTCCAAGGAATCGCAGACAAAGGCAGACCAGATCGCACGGGAAATGGGGCTTACCAGGGCGCGCGAAGTCGAGGCGGCCAAAAAGGAAATCACAAAGGAGGTCAGGAGCCAGATCTTTGAAAAACATACAGCGGTACTGCGGCAGCGCCCCAAGGATTTCAAGGCGTACAGGGAGCTGATGAAGTCAAAGGGGG from Flavimarina sp. Hel_I_48 encodes the following:
- a CDS encoding HTH domain-containing protein → MKELADKLNVSTRTVERYLQGLYTKENNKIVIPLDVVNL
- a CDS encoding replication initiation protein, yielding MLLASLTQKELQYRITAKDIELITGRAWNYAQLRKATEEIGNRMFEVDIKQDNGKMIYRQMWLFQQVDYLEGQGAFEVMISEPAKPYFLKLKNSFTSIQLKSVLACSSKYAKRLYTLACQWRSVGRQVYEIEELKRMLGMIDKKGNEQYRQIGQFKKDVLDIAKEQINANTDLKFDYKLHKKGRSFKVIEIFIDISANFQLQIDFQKPIAEQKDIKIYMSYGLTEKQATQIAENEKIENFKSLIDELNQKVRKGDLKVDNSRAILLGSIRKKGDLINVKK
- a CDS encoding DUF2683 family protein; its protein translation is MGTLKIHPEDQQQLKTVKAFLNALKIPFEASEESPYDPSFVAKIKESEREAEQGMLTSIKTEDLWK
- a CDS encoding Txe/YoeB family addiction module toxin, which translates into the protein MEVNYTKKALKDLSYWKKKGDPAIQNKITKLVTDIEGTPYSGIGKPEALKYDLSGFWSRRINKEHRIIYKVLEEKETIEIHSLKGHY
- a CDS encoding type II toxin-antitoxin system ParD family antitoxin is translated as MARQSFSVNEKNDQWLREQVTSKEYSSKSELVNDLIRQARGQQRKIDWIRTKLERSEQRGFSNRTPEEILAIAQSGK
- a CDS encoding type II toxin-antitoxin system RelE/ParE family toxin; this encodes MTYRLRLEAEEDLIRIYHYGMGRFGVDQATKYYFGLIEHFERIAENPYQFISAEHIKPGYRSCNFKSDTIYYRVLEEVEIMAIIGRQDFT
- a CDS encoding type II toxin-antitoxin system HicB family antitoxin, producing the protein MKEKLEHKGYFGTVQFSTDDKVFFGKIQGINDLILFEGKSVSDLEKSFVESVEDYLKTCKEIGKEIVKNGQPERLMPDFFDDENHSEWTW
- the mbpA gene encoding mobilization protein MbpA — translated: MNKKEVLRFRCSPLEKAIIEKKAADSGLSASAFCRASALGQKMGYKLTDEELEIYRMLTTYHNNFTSISNLLKDRDSRFAAEVKTAAAEIKEHLKKLQ
- a CDS encoding relaxase/mobilization nuclease domain-containing protein; translated protein: MIARAKSIAHGGAGINYALEKDGAEIIDKRFVVGDTGAEIKGEFRIFQNLNTRAENNDLSFVLSPEPKDGQKLSNEDFKAISDSFLKKMNLEKHQAIIVKHTDRNHAHLHLFVNRIDSNGKAYKDSWISKESQTKADQIAREMGLTRAREVEAAKKEITKEVRSQIFEKHTAVLRQRPKDFKAYRELMKSKGVEILPTINKSNRLQGFRVEFQGLNLKATEIHKTMSLSKMGVKIAQIGLNHNPGIKQSMDRGISR